In Elusimicrobiota bacterium, the following proteins share a genomic window:
- a CDS encoding NAD-dependent epimerase/dehydratase family protein, whose protein sequence is MKILITGGAGFIGSNITDTYVKAGHAVVIVDNLVTGKKENINPKAKFYNADITDKELIGQIFEKEKPEIVNHHAAQIDVRKSVANPVFDAQTNILGAINLLENSVKYKVKKFIFASSGGVMYGECGKISPSEKVTPEPLSPYGIAKRATEYYLNYYAKVYGLKYVANRYGNVYGPRQDPHGEAGVVAIFINRILAGETINIFGDGEQLRDYVSVSDIVDLNLVCLKKGENEIFNIGTGNSKSVNQLFSELSKISGYLQKPVYKLQRTGELFKSSLDVKKVKRKLDWSTKVDFSEGLKRTFNYFKSRIKERE, encoded by the coding sequence ATGAAGATTTTAATTACCGGAGGGGCTGGGTTTATCGGTTCAAATATAACAGATACCTATGTTAAGGCGGGGCATGCGGTTGTTATAGTAGATAACTTAGTTACCGGTAAAAAGGAAAATATAAATCCAAAAGCAAAATTTTACAATGCGGATATTACAGATAAGGAACTTATTGGTCAAATATTTGAAAAAGAAAAACCGGAAATTGTAAATCATCATGCAGCTCAGATAGATGTAAGAAAGTCAGTTGCAAATCCTGTTTTTGATGCACAAACTAACATTTTAGGTGCAATAAATCTTCTTGAAAATTCCGTGAAATATAAAGTCAAGAAGTTTATTTTTGCTTCTTCAGGCGGTGTAATGTATGGTGAATGCGGGAAAATATCGCCTTCTGAAAAAGTTACACCAGAACCGCTTTCTCCTTATGGTATTGCAAAACGTGCTACTGAATATTATTTAAATTATTATGCAAAAGTTTATGGGCTTAAGTATGTTGCCAACCGTTATGGTAATGTTTATGGTCCTCGCCAGGACCCGCATGGAGAAGCAGGAGTAGTCGCAATTTTTATTAATAGAATATTAGCAGGTGAAACTATAAATATTTTTGGTGATGGTGAGCAGTTGCGCGACTATGTATCCGTATCGGATATCGTTGATTTAAATTTGGTTTGTCTGAAAAAAGGTGAAAATGAAATTTTTAATATTGGAACCGGCAATTCAAAATCGGTTAATCAACTTTTTAGCGAACTTTCAAAGATAAGCGGATATTTACAAAAACCTGTTTACAAGTTACAAAGAACAGGAGAATTATTCAAAAGTTCGCTTGATGTGAAAAAAGTTAAAAGAAAACTTGATTGGTCTACAAAGGTAGATTTTTCAGAAGGACTTAAAAGAACATTTAACTACTTTAAATCACGAATAAAGGAACGCGAATAA
- a CDS encoding sugar transferase — protein sequence MGSKIRKIIFPVILIIADIIAIYISFNLAYWLRFYSWVVPIIHGVPPFKLYHTAIFVVIFLWGIVFVYSGFYQPRKIDLLNEFLKIVKGVFLGTVIIAAITFLYRDFTFSRVMLLIAFAISSIVIFIFHEIIRLLDVYIGNILVGTSKILILGEGKVADDIIKNLRAKRNYEVWNEYFADINILKKFIVEKNISEIIFSKSQTDHNEISNISDVCEDLGVDFKFVPDIFELKRGEIIIDEFIGVPIFHLKAISLHGWNFFIKRLMDVIISIFIFSIFSIPLIIIAVLIKVSDGGDVFYLHKNMVGYRWNGFDIFKFRTMILNPEKKFSKEEILHLSTRRGEKAKHDPRITKVGKFLRRFSLDEIPQFINVLRGEMSIVGPRPQTTVESVRFDNIGQRRFKVLPGITGLWQTKGRKNLSYEEMLRLDVYYLENWSIALDIRIMLSTIPAILTGRGAY from the coding sequence ATGGGTTCAAAAATAAGAAAAATAATATTTCCAGTAATACTTATTATAGCTGATATAATTGCAATATATATTTCGTTTAATCTTGCGTATTGGTTAAGGTTCTATTCTTGGGTGGTTCCTATTATTCATGGAGTTCCGCCTTTCAAATTATATCACACTGCTATATTTGTTGTAATATTTTTATGGGGAATTGTTTTTGTTTATTCAGGGTTTTATCAACCAAGAAAGATAGATTTGTTAAATGAATTTTTAAAAATTGTTAAAGGTGTGTTTTTAGGAACTGTAATAATTGCAGCAATTACTTTTTTATATCGTGATTTTACATTTTCAAGAGTAATGCTTCTAATCGCTTTTGCAATAAGTAGTATAGTTATATTTATTTTTCATGAGATTATACGGTTACTGGATGTCTATATAGGAAATATATTGGTAGGAACCAGCAAAATACTTATCTTGGGTGAAGGTAAAGTCGCAGATGATATTATCAAAAATTTACGGGCAAAGAGAAACTATGAAGTCTGGAATGAATATTTTGCTGATATCAATATATTAAAAAAATTCATAGTTGAAAAAAATATAAGTGAGATTATATTTTCTAAAAGTCAGACTGATCATAACGAGATTAGTAATATTTCAGATGTTTGTGAGGATTTAGGGGTTGATTTTAAATTTGTTCCTGATATTTTCGAATTAAAACGCGGGGAAATAATAATAGATGAATTTATTGGGGTTCCCATATTTCACTTGAAGGCAATTTCTCTCCATGGATGGAATTTTTTTATTAAAAGGTTAATGGATGTAATAATCTCAATCTTTATATTTTCAATATTTTCTATTCCGCTTATTATTATAGCAGTGCTTATCAAGGTTTCAGACGGTGGTGATGTGTTTTACCTTCATAAAAACATGGTTGGTTACCGGTGGAATGGTTTTGATATATTCAAGTTTAGAACTATGATACTCAATCCAGAAAAAAAATTCAGCAAAGAAGAGATTTTGCATTTATCTACCCGTCGTGGTGAAAAAGCAAAACATGATCCGAGGATAACTAAAGTAGGGAAGTTTTTACGGAGGTTTTCACTTGATGAAATTCCTCAATTTATAAATGTTTTAAGAGGGGAGATGTCTATTGTAGGACCTCGTCCGCAAACTACTGTAGAATCAGTAAGATTTGATAATATTGGGCAGAGAAGATTTAAGGTTCTTCCCGGCATAACTGGTTTATGGCAGACAAAAGGACGGAAAAATTTATCATATGAAGAGATGTTGCGTTTGGATGTTTATTATTTGGAGAATTGGTCAATTGCGCTTGATATAAGAATTATGTTGAGTACAATCCCGGCAATTCTTACCGGGAGAGGAGCATATTAA
- a CDS encoding glycosyltransferase family 39 protein has protein sequence MKKNFLIIFSIFLFSVLVQIKGITNPLLDFHAWRQTQTAMTIRNYYENGFKFFYPQVDWVGQRSVERAGTEFPVYSYLVALLYKVFGQHDILGRFLAVFFSASGAAYLFLLLKKFISFRSAYVSSLIFSVIPIKIYFTRTIQPESIMLFATISGLYYFVCYLENTNRKSYLLFSLFFLVLAPLVKLPSLYILLPIAYLAYQKWGWKFLYRIDVWCYNILLILCVGLWYKYTKSGIRILPLEFNSFLDMLSVIKQPDFWARHFLSRFIELTTTYVGLFFFAVGLWVVVLKNRKFFFALWFTAVIIYIILIGRYGYIHQYTSLPYAPINAVFIGCGIVYFWEKYEQRGVLNKLIIAFFVLVIPINSFIRIHNWYKMSDVWLLRAEPIVAKLSASNDLFLCNTKADSIQLYHIHRKGLTVDLRKTDLIFQNVASQGISFFLTGTDDYWPDDSETKKLLLKNYLLAWKDKDFLIFDLRKRK, from the coding sequence ATGAAAAAAAACTTTTTAATAATATTTTCTATATTTTTATTCAGTGTTCTGGTTCAAATAAAAGGAATCACAAATCCTTTGCTTGACTTTCATGCTTGGAGACAAACTCAGACTGCAATGACGATTAGGAATTATTATGAGAATGGTTTTAAGTTTTTTTATCCGCAGGTTGATTGGGTTGGTCAGAGGTCAGTAGAAAGAGCAGGAACCGAATTCCCAGTATATTCATATTTAGTGGCACTATTGTATAAAGTCTTTGGACAGCATGATATTTTAGGAAGATTTCTTGCTGTGTTTTTTTCTGCCAGTGGTGCTGCATATTTATTTCTGTTGCTTAAAAAATTTATAAGTTTTCGCAGTGCATATGTTTCATCGTTAATATTTTCAGTCATACCGATTAAAATATATTTTACACGTACTATTCAGCCGGAATCAATAATGTTGTTTGCTACAATATCCGGACTTTATTATTTTGTATGTTATTTAGAGAATACAAATAGAAAATCATACTTACTGTTTTCGTTGTTTTTTTTAGTATTGGCTCCCCTTGTGAAACTTCCGTCACTTTATATTTTATTGCCAATAGCATATCTTGCATATCAGAAATGGGGCTGGAAGTTCTTGTATAGGATAGATGTGTGGTGTTATAATATTTTACTTATTTTATGTGTCGGCTTATGGTATAAATACACTAAAAGTGGGATTAGAATCTTACCTTTGGAATTTAACAGTTTCCTTGATATGCTATCAGTAATTAAGCAACCTGATTTTTGGGCACGACATTTTCTTTCACGATTTATAGAATTAACGACGACTTACGTCGGTTTATTTTTTTTTGCGGTTGGTTTATGGGTTGTTGTACTGAAAAATCGCAAGTTCTTCTTTGCTTTATGGTTTACTGCTGTTATAATTTATATCATTCTTATTGGCAGATATGGGTATATTCATCAATATACATCACTTCCTTATGCACCTATTAATGCTGTATTTATTGGCTGTGGAATTGTTTATTTTTGGGAAAAATATGAACAAAGGGGGGTTCTTAATAAATTAATAATAGCTTTTTTTGTATTAGTCATACCAATCAATAGTTTTATTAGAATTCATAATTGGTATAAAATGAGCGATGTGTGGTTATTAAGAGCCGAACCTATTGTGGCAAAATTAAGCGCTTCTAATGATTTATTTTTATGTAATACTAAAGCAGATTCTATACAACTTTATCATATTCATCGCAAGGGACTTACGGTAGATTTAAGGAAAACAGATTTGATTTTTCAGAATGTTGCTTCACAGGGAATTAGTTTTTTTCTTACAGGAACTGATGATTATTGGCCGGACGATTCGGAAACTAAAAAGTTACTATTGAAAAATTATTTGCTTGCTTGGAAAGACAAAGATTTTTTAATTTTTGATTTAAGAAAAAGAAAATGA
- a CDS encoding glycosyltransferase, giving the protein MKIAIIHDWLTGMRGGEKCLEIFCKLYPSATLFTLVHIKGTISNVIENMNIRTSFLQHLPDIERKYRYYLPLMPTAISKFDLTGYDLILSSSHCVAKGVKIPKNSMHICYCYTPMRYVWDMYEQYFGNSSASGRFTKYVMKTLRPYLQKWDVQSSKQVNYFIAISEHVRERIKRHYNRDSVVIYPPVATDFFTPTLDIGHRTSDYYLIVSAFAPYKKVDLAIEAFNALGYQLKIIGSGQEEAKLKKIAKNNIEFLGWTNNDDLKKYYQNCKAVIFPGEEDFGIVPVEAQSSGKPVIAYKKGGVLETVVDGKTGIFFEEQTTNSLVNAVKRFENMKFNKDEIRDIAEKFSVKIFEEKIKYFIDDKVKNIYNEIVGKPNSL; this is encoded by the coding sequence ATGAAAATTGCTATAATACACGACTGGTTAACAGGAATGCGCGGCGGAGAGAAATGTCTTGAGATTTTCTGCAAACTTTATCCGTCAGCGACACTTTTTACTCTTGTCCATATAAAAGGTACTATCTCGAATGTGATAGAAAATATGAATATAAGAACTTCATTTCTCCAGCATTTACCCGATATAGAAAGAAAATACAGATATTATTTACCACTGATGCCGACAGCGATAAGTAAATTTGATTTAACAGGCTATGATTTAATTTTATCATCCAGCCATTGTGTCGCAAAAGGGGTAAAAATTCCTAAGAATTCTATGCATATTTGTTACTGTTATACCCCGATGAGATATGTTTGGGATATGTACGAGCAGTATTTTGGTAATTCATCAGCCTCCGGCAGATTTACAAAATATGTAATGAAAACATTAAGACCATATTTGCAGAAATGGGATGTCCAAAGCTCAAAACAGGTTAATTATTTTATCGCTATTTCCGAACATGTAAGGGAACGCATAAAAAGACATTATAACCGCGACTCTGTAGTAATCTACCCCCCAGTCGCCACAGACTTCTTCACTCCGACATTGGACATTGGACATCGGACATCGGACTACTATTTAATCGTTTCCGCCTTTGCTCCGTATAAAAAAGTAGATTTAGCAATAGAGGCATTTAATGCATTGGGCTATCAGCTAAAAATTATAGGCTCAGGTCAGGAAGAAGCAAAACTGAAAAAAATTGCTAAAAATAATATTGAGTTCTTGGGGTGGACGAATAACGATGATTTGAAAAAGTATTATCAAAATTGCAAAGCAGTTATTTTCCCGGGTGAAGAAGATTTTGGAATTGTTCCGGTAGAAGCACAATCATCCGGAAAGCCGGTAATCGCATATAAGAAAGGGGGAGTATTAGAGACGGTAGTTGATGGTAAAACCGGTATTTTTTTTGAGGAACAAACAACTAATTCGCTTGTTAATGCTGTGAAAAGATTTGAAAATATGAAGTTTAATAAAGATGAAATCAGGGATATTGCTGAAAAATTTAGTGTTAAAATATTTGAAGAAAAAATAAAATATTTCATTGACGATAAAGTAAAAAATATATATAATGAGATTGTTGGGAAACCCAACAGTCTATGA